In Desulfovibrio aminophilus, a genomic segment contains:
- a CDS encoding phospholipase D family protein → MDASPHIWDNGTGQRCLRAAFQEYSLNPTHVYIASPFFSYAHMVEHMLIQKCDVKMIVRLGPFTPATTLKKLLKKGVQIRFFTSEKFHSKIYIFLNRCVITGSANMTENGFNSNSEICLEIKNGSDTYDNLLAIYQNYWSSAEVLTDEIIAQYEYLENRYSKSIANEFEKELKNTIGNIAPQTSVVIATQKRKDTNVFIINYTKSHQKLLNAFNIVKKVYLDFGKRKSTPEDIPIRIEIDRFLSYIREKCASGDSYLQAPLLATDDAINNTNIYIFDWFKFDDTYLFDTAIPNYKTINENFKSEESIEALSYSDIFDTLTICHAIHDRFRFFKGGLKTMKQHFMERNNCDTVKRMLKYLLFSNDNYIIKMYNCIYDQSFKTTEIGRSGIQDLYGWINKDDVPICNRRTVKALRFLGFNVEIF, encoded by the coding sequence ATGGATGCCTCTCCTCATATTTGGGACAACGGGACGGGGCAACGTTGCTTAAGGGCCGCATTTCAAGAATACTCGCTAAACCCAACTCATGTTTATATTGCAAGCCCATTCTTTTCATACGCGCATATGGTCGAACATATGCTTATCCAAAAATGTGATGTCAAGATGATTGTCAGGCTCGGCCCGTTCACACCAGCAACCACTCTCAAAAAATTATTAAAAAAGGGTGTCCAGATTCGGTTCTTCACATCAGAAAAATTTCACTCGAAAATTTATATTTTTCTAAACAGATGCGTCATAACCGGCTCCGCAAACATGACGGAGAACGGATTCAACTCGAACAGTGAAATTTGTTTAGAAATAAAGAATGGAAGCGATACATACGACAATCTATTGGCAATTTATCAAAACTACTGGTCGTCAGCAGAGGTTTTGACAGATGAAATAATCGCCCAATATGAATATCTTGAAAATAGATATTCAAAATCAATCGCAAATGAATTTGAAAAAGAACTCAAAAATACTATCGGCAATATTGCGCCTCAAACAAGTGTTGTGATAGCCACTCAAAAAAGAAAAGATACTAATGTCTTTATCATCAACTATACTAAATCACATCAAAAACTTCTCAACGCCTTCAACATTGTTAAAAAAGTATATCTCGATTTTGGCAAACGCAAATCCACCCCTGAAGACATCCCAATTCGCATAGAAATTGATCGTTTTTTAAGCTATATTCGCGAGAAATGCGCATCGGGAGACAGTTATCTCCAAGCACCGCTACTCGCTACAGACGATGCAATAAACAATACCAATATATATATTTTTGATTGGTTTAAATTTGATGACACCTACCTATTCGACACTGCCATACCAAACTATAAAACAATTAATGAGAACTTTAAATCTGAAGAATCAATTGAAGCATTAAGCTATAGTGATATATTTGATACACTCACAATTTGCCATGCGATTCATGACAGATTTAGATTCTTTAAAGGCGGACTGAAGACCATGAAGCAGCACTTCATGGAAAGAAACAACTGCGATACCGTAAAACGAATGCTAAAATATCTCCTATTCAGCAATGACAATTATATAATAAAAATGTATAACTGCATATATGATCAATCGTTCAAGACAACAGAAATCGGACGCTCTGGCATTCAAGATCTGTATGGATGGATTAATAAAGATGACGTGCCGATATGCAACAGAAGAACAGTAAAAGCGCTGCGGTTCCTTGGATTTAACGTAGAAATATTCTGA
- the holA gene encoding DNA polymerase III subunit delta, which translates to MARQGYSILVCPDPVLLRRRVEALAASGGMVSAERKVFWGDEPDPLPGAFWEALTLKSLFSTPKVLVLRRANALKAEAWDRLDKALRAANSDVWVFLCLEGVWERNKAPVPAVLTKRGLWKHAESSGWVWQSKGLDEKGLRAFVRDWAAERSLTFEPGAQEALCRVLPLDAAALSLELDKLDLAAGDGRLVRKEHAELIRGQEDMDLFALLDALAKGASPVLVWKRVLDNRAESEGMLFPLLGALAREARLLWMLASGEEDDLKVHPYVKQLKTPLARRLGRPALARLLDLALEAEVGVKSGGRKPEQALELLVAELTGVFGRR; encoded by the coding sequence GTGGCCAGGCAGGGTTATTCCATCCTCGTCTGCCCAGATCCGGTCCTGCTGCGCCGCCGGGTGGAGGCCCTGGCCGCCTCGGGCGGCATGGTCTCGGCCGAGCGCAAGGTCTTCTGGGGCGACGAGCCCGATCCGCTGCCCGGGGCCTTCTGGGAGGCCCTGACCCTCAAGAGCCTCTTCTCCACTCCCAAGGTCCTGGTCCTGCGCCGGGCCAACGCCCTCAAGGCCGAGGCCTGGGACCGCCTGGACAAGGCCCTGCGCGCGGCCAACTCCGACGTATGGGTCTTCCTCTGCCTGGAGGGGGTCTGGGAGCGCAACAAGGCCCCGGTCCCCGCCGTGCTGACCAAGCGCGGCCTCTGGAAGCACGCCGAGTCCTCGGGCTGGGTCTGGCAGTCCAAGGGCCTGGACGAGAAGGGCCTGCGCGCCTTCGTACGCGACTGGGCGGCCGAGCGGTCGCTGACCTTCGAGCCCGGGGCCCAGGAGGCCCTCTGCCGGGTGCTGCCCCTGGACGCCGCGGCCCTCTCCCTGGAGCTGGACAAGCTCGACCTGGCCGCCGGCGACGGCCGCCTCGTGCGCAAGGAGCACGCGGAACTGATCCGGGGCCAGGAAGACATGGACCTCTTCGCGCTGCTGGACGCCCTGGCCAAGGGCGCGTCCCCGGTCCTGGTTTGGAAGCGGGTGCTGGACAACCGCGCCGAGTCCGAGGGCATGCTCTTTCCCCTGCTCGGGGCCCTGGCCCGCGAGGCCCGGCTGCTCTGGATGCTGGCCTCCGGCGAGGAGGACGACCTCAAGGTCCATCCCTACGTGAAGCAACTCAAGACCCCCCTGGCCCGCCGCCTGGGCCGCCCGGCCCTGGCCCGGCTCCTGGACCTGGCCCTGGAGGCCGAGGTGGGGGTCAAGAGCGGCGGCCGCAAGCCCGAGCAGGCCCTGGAGCTGCTGGTGGCCGAACTGACCGGCGTATTCGGTAGGAGATAG
- the radC gene encoding DNA repair protein RadC: MEKSPHYTGHRSRLRGRLARDPSSLADYELLELFLAQVLPRRDTKPLAKALLARFGGLPGVFAAPEERLLELDGFGPALAAHWTLIRELWARLSETPLRSREVLSDPDEVVRAARARFGRSASEEFWVALLDAKNRVLAWERVSRGTVDQTAVYPREILALALKHHALGLILVHNHPGGDPAPSEPDILLTAQLARAAKDLGLRVLDHLIVTEDRHASLQELGLLGRG, encoded by the coding sequence ATGGAAAAAAGTCCTCACTACACCGGCCACCGGAGCCGCCTGCGCGGGCGTCTGGCCCGCGACCCCTCGTCCCTGGCCGACTACGAGCTCCTGGAACTGTTCCTGGCCCAGGTCCTGCCCCGGCGGGACACCAAGCCCCTGGCCAAGGCCCTGCTGGCGCGCTTCGGCGGCCTGCCCGGGGTCTTCGCGGCCCCGGAGGAGCGGCTGTTGGAGCTGGACGGCTTCGGCCCGGCCCTGGCCGCCCACTGGACGCTCATCCGCGAACTCTGGGCCCGGCTCTCGGAGACGCCGCTGCGCTCCCGCGAGGTCCTCTCCGACCCCGACGAGGTGGTCCGCGCGGCCCGGGCCCGCTTCGGCCGCTCGGCCTCGGAGGAATTCTGGGTCGCCCTGCTGGACGCCAAGAACCGGGTCCTGGCCTGGGAGCGGGTCAGCCGGGGCACGGTGGACCAGACCGCGGTCTACCCCCGGGAGATCCTGGCCCTGGCCCTGAAGCACCACGCCCTGGGCCTGATCCTGGTGCACAACCATCCCGGCGGCGACCCCGCGCCCTCGGAGCCGGACATCCTCCTCACCGCGCAGCTGGCCCGGGCCGCCAAGGATCTCGGCCTGCGCGTGCTGGACCATCTCATCGTCACCGAGGACCGCCACGCCAGCCTCCAGGAGCTGGGGCTCCTGGGAAGGGGTTGA